The following nucleotide sequence is from Penicillium digitatum chromosome 5, complete sequence.
ACTCCCATGGCAGACGCTCTAGCGGATGGAACACCCATGGTCGTCTTCACCGGGCAAGTTGCGACAGGAGCTATAGGTAGCGATGCATTTCAGGAGGCTGATATCATCGGGATTTCCCGGGGCTGCACAAAGTGGAATATCATGGTGAAGAGTGTGGCAGAATTACCCAGAAGAATCAACGAAGCATTTCATATTGCGACGAATGGCAGGCCTGGCCCAGTGCTTGTCGATCTGCCTAAAGATGTTACTGCGAGCATCTTAAGGCATGTTGTGAACACTGAGTCGATTCCTTCACCCCGATCAAGCCCTATATTGTGGGCAACGTCGGAACTTCAGCAAAGGCAACTGGACCAGTCACTTCAGAATGTGGCCTACCTGGTTAACGCCTCCAGAAAGCCGGTGATTTATGCCGGTCAGGGTATAATCTGCTCAAAATTGGGACCGACAATGCTAAGATCTCTCGCTGACAAAAGTTCCATTCCCGTGACAACCACTCTGCACGGCCTGGGAGCCTTTGACGAGATGGATGAAAAGTCGCTTCATATGCTGGGCATGCACGGAGCTGCGTATGCGAACATGGCTGTCCAGGAAGCGGACCTGATCATCGCCCTCGGGGCTCGATTCGATGACCGTGTCACTGGAAACCTGGCAAAATTTGCCCCGGGGGCAAAAGACGCAGCTACTCGGGGCTGCGGGGGTATTGTTCAGTTCGAAATAATGCCAAAAAATATCAACAAGGTGGTGCAAGTGACCGAGGCCGTGGAAGGGGATGTTGGTACTAATCTCAAACATCTTTTGCCGAAGATTCAAACCCGATCAATGGCCGATCGTCAGGGTTGGTTTGACCAAATCTCAGCCTGGAAAAAAACTTGGCCACTCTCCGACTTTGAACGGACTGAGAGAGCTGACAGGATAAAACCTCAAAGCATGGTTGAAGAATTGAGTAGACTCACATGCGATCGGAAAGACAGGACCATCATTTCCACCGGTGTTGGCCAGCACCAGATGTGGGTGGCGCAGCATTTTCGCTGGCGGTTTCCTCGCACTGTAGTCACGTCAGGTGGACTCGGCACGATGGGCTATGGCCTACCAGCGGCTATCGGGGCCAAAGTGGCACGACCGGACGCTCTAGTCATCGATGTTGATGGTGACGCTTCGTTTGGAATGACACTAACAGAATTATCAACGGCAGTTCAATTCAACATTGATGTCAAAGTCATTGTGCTCAACAACGAAGAGCAAGGCATGGTGACTCAATGGCAAAATCTGTTTTATGAGGACCGCTATGCGCACACACATCATCAAAATCCCGATTTCATGAAGTTAGCCGACGCCATGGGTGTTCAGCATCGACGGGTTATGAAGCCTGAAGATCTTGTGGCCAGTCTGGAATGGCTTATTGGCACTGATGGACCCGCCTTGCTGGAGGTGGTGACGGACAAGAAGGTATCTGTCTTGCCTATGGTCCCAGCTGGGTGTGGGCTTCACGAATTTATCACGTGGGACAGTGGTAAGTTCCTCTTCGAGTGCAATACCAATGAATAGAATGCTTAGCTGCGAAAACAGTCAACGAGAAAAAGCGACGGGAATTGATGAGGGTGAGAACAGGTGGTCTTCATGGTTGATCAAAGTTTCTCAAAGGAATCTGTCGAAAGTGCAAGGGATTTGAAATTAAATAAAAGTGAAAGCACTATAGGTGCTGTCAATTTTAAGATTTTGAGGCCTTTCTTGACTTTGCGTGTGTTGCTGCAACAAATGCTGTAGACGTGCAGAAGGAGCTATATAAATTCTCACGGGTTGGCCCAACCATTACTGATATGCAGCAGAGAGCACAAGACTGTTCCATTTCAGGTCCAAGGAGACTATGAAAATAAATTCAATCTCTTAAGATATTCCAAATTCAGATTTGAGTATTCTACCATGGCGCTGCCAGGACTTTTGGGATCTGGGTGCGAGTGTCCAACTTCGGTCTCAAAGGGTCATCACTTGGTGAATCGACTCAGCAACGTACTCTACATTGTTTTGGGTCACTGGCAGATGTTAGTTAAAATTCATATAAGAGCAAATTTTGGATTGCCGAAACAACACCTACATCCAGTGAATGAAAGTCGACCGGTGGGGAGAAGGTAGATatgaaacttctccctcaAGGCAACAACCTGCTTTTGAGACAACCCCATCATAGAAAACATGCCGACCTGGTATTGTGTCAAAGCTAAGGGTCTCATAACAGGAACATTCCGTGCTTACGTCTGTCAGAAGATGGCCCCAATTTCCAGGAGTGTTTCTCTGCATGAGTCC
It contains:
- a CDS encoding Acetolactate synthase produces the protein MLQFKPPSSLVPRRSKSQRRWISSRSLHESMGVGTSRFLESPSSNVRKQSTSVAVERSTSISYDPVFEISQKNVPLLMNPRREETVGYPGGAILPVFDAIYKSKHFDFILSRHEQGAGHMAEGYARVSGKPGVVIVTSGPGATNMITPMADALADGTPMVVFTGQVATGAIGSDAFQEADIIGISRGCTKWNIMVKSVAELPRRINEAFHIATNGRPGPVLVDLPKDVTASILRHVVNTESIPSPRSSPILWATSELQQRQLDQSLQNVAYLVNASRKPVIYAGQGIICSKLGPTMLRSLADKSSIPVTTTLHGLGAFDEMDEKSLHMLGMHGAAYANMAVQEADLIIALGARFDDRVTGNLAKFAPGAKDAATRGCGGIVQFEIMPKNINKVVQVTEAVEGDVGTNLKHLLPKIQTRSMADRQGWFDQISAWKKTWPLSDFERTERADRIKPQSMVEELSRLTCDRKDRTIISTGVGQHQMWVAQHFRWRFPRTVVTSGGLGTMGYGLPAAIGAKVARPDALVIDVDGDASFGMTLTELSTAVQFNIDVKVIVLNNEEQGMVTQWQNLFYEDRYAHTHHQNPDFMKLADAMGVQHRRVMKPEDLVASLEWLIGTDGPALLEVVTDKKVSVLPMVPAGCGLHEFITWDSVNEKKRRELMRVRTGGLHG